A DNA window from Oceanispirochaeta sp. M1 contains the following coding sequences:
- a CDS encoding NAD(P)/FAD-dependent oxidoreductase, producing MDIYDVVVIGAGSGGITSAVTAAGFGKKVLLIDKNKPGGECTWSGCIPSKALIHEAKKVFTVRNEVKEYSYDSKTALDHVHAVRDKIYSHETPEALSRSGIEYLQGEASFKDSRTVLVGDREIKGKKYIISTGSSPFVPPIDGLDSVSYLTNENIFELERLPESLIILGGGAIGIEMAQAVSRLGTEVQIVEMMPVLIFREEMEFSLAIQKCLAEEGVKLHLGAKATQVTRSEDQIALRYEKDGTEQTIKADSLLVAIGRKPNMDGLELDKAGIRYNKKGIEVNSRLQTSQTKIYAIGDVAGPYQFSHMANAQGILATQNAILPFKRKINYDHVAWVTFTEPEIARAGMTEAEARESHGDSIRIYDYDFNQLDRAMTGGQTIEKMKVILNRKGKILGISILADRAGELIGEAQLLKTRGINFAKMGSVIHPYPTYSEVFSKIGKRVMVDNILNHPLVKLFRK from the coding sequence ATGGATATATATGATGTTGTTGTTATCGGAGCAGGTTCCGGTGGTATTACCTCAGCCGTCACCGCTGCAGGTTTCGGGAAAAAAGTACTTCTAATAGATAAAAACAAACCGGGGGGAGAGTGTACCTGGTCCGGCTGTATTCCCAGTAAGGCCCTGATTCATGAAGCCAAAAAAGTTTTCACTGTCAGAAATGAAGTCAAAGAGTATTCCTATGACAGTAAAACTGCTCTGGACCATGTTCATGCAGTAAGAGATAAGATCTACTCTCATGAAACACCGGAAGCACTCTCTAGATCCGGAATAGAGTACCTTCAGGGAGAGGCCAGCTTTAAGGATTCCCGGACAGTACTGGTGGGAGACAGGGAAATAAAAGGTAAGAAATATATCATCTCCACAGGCTCATCCCCCTTTGTCCCTCCCATCGATGGACTGGATTCAGTCTCCTACCTCACAAATGAGAACATATTCGAACTGGAGAGACTTCCCGAAAGTCTTATCATCCTGGGGGGCGGAGCTATAGGAATTGAGATGGCTCAGGCTGTCAGCAGACTGGGTACTGAGGTTCAGATTGTTGAGATGATGCCTGTTCTAATCTTCAGGGAAGAGATGGAGTTCTCTCTCGCTATACAAAAATGTTTGGCAGAGGAAGGTGTGAAACTTCATCTTGGAGCCAAAGCCACTCAGGTTACCCGATCGGAAGATCAGATTGCCCTGCGCTATGAAAAAGATGGTACAGAGCAGACCATAAAGGCAGATTCTCTTCTTGTTGCAATCGGACGGAAACCCAATATGGATGGACTGGAACTGGATAAAGCGGGAATCAGATATAATAAGAAAGGTATAGAGGTCAACTCCCGTCTGCAGACCAGTCAGACAAAAATTTATGCCATAGGGGATGTTGCAGGTCCCTATCAGTTCTCCCACATGGCCAATGCCCAGGGTATTCTGGCTACACAGAATGCCATACTTCCTTTCAAGCGGAAAATAAACTATGACCATGTTGCATGGGTAACTTTTACAGAACCCGAAATTGCCCGGGCCGGGATGACCGAAGCGGAAGCAAGAGAATCTCACGGTGACTCCATTCGAATATATGACTACGATTTCAATCAGCTTGACCGTGCCATGACAGGAGGCCAAACCATAGAAAAAATGAAGGTTATCCTGAATAGAAAGGGCAAGATTCTGGGAATTTCGATTCTGGCGGACCGGGCTGGTGAGCTGATTGGAGAGGCACAGCTTTTAAAAACCAGAGGGATTAATTTTGCTAAAATGGGATCAGTAATCCATCCCTACCCCACTTACAGTGAAGTTTTCTCCAAAATTGGAAAAAGAGTTATGGTGGACAATATTCTAAACCACCCACTTGTTAAACTGTTCAGGAAGTAG
- a CDS encoding biopolymer transporter ExbD: protein MIKIESRRRAPSAPLSAMSDIGFLLLIFIMLISLINYRKEVKIEYPEASQIERTEADHQLEIWIQQDGAVLVDGHNVSSTELENIIVDAFLEQADTRIHILADRRTAYKDVEHVIKILQTLQHRVVSFVVKEDL, encoded by the coding sequence CTGATTAAAATTGAAAGCCGGAGAAGAGCTCCCTCAGCCCCTCTATCCGCCATGTCGGATATTGGATTTCTCCTTCTCATATTCATAATGCTTATCTCACTTATTAATTACAGAAAAGAAGTCAAAATTGAGTACCCCGAGGCCAGTCAGATTGAGAGAACTGAAGCGGATCATCAGCTTGAAATCTGGATACAGCAGGACGGTGCAGTCTTGGTAGACGGACACAATGTATCGTCTACAGAACTTGAGAACATCATTGTTGATGCCTTCCTGGAACAGGCCGACACCAGAATCCATATTCTGGCCGACAGACGGACAGCTTATAAAGATGTGGAACATGTCATAAAGATCCTCCAGACACTGCAGCATCGCGTTGTCAGCTTTGTTGTTAAAGAGGATCTATGA
- a CDS encoding energy transducer TonB, with product MKDRQNILKKLDSARLIRFSIFAAVALIHIAFLLYLRFSLPVREEEEIRDAEIIKLVDIMEYIPPPPPRIEPEKKVIVVNEQPAASEIIIEVDEEIELVSQVVETVVYVEPIYLPQHKISVIPVIPSDEVQGRIVYPPMAHRQGIEGIVYAELYIDSTGLIRKVVILKDPGHGFADAAIQALEGVRCSPAESNGTKVAVRYRYPIRFILK from the coding sequence ATGAAAGATAGACAGAACATCTTAAAAAAATTGGACTCTGCAAGGTTAATCCGCTTTTCAATATTTGCAGCGGTTGCTCTTATACACATTGCCTTTCTTCTGTATTTGAGATTCTCTCTTCCTGTAAGAGAGGAAGAGGAAATCAGGGATGCAGAGATAATAAAGCTTGTGGATATAATGGAATATATCCCACCCCCGCCACCCAGGATTGAACCCGAAAAAAAAGTGATTGTGGTAAACGAGCAGCCTGCTGCTTCAGAGATCATTATTGAAGTTGATGAAGAGATAGAACTTGTCAGCCAGGTGGTAGAGACTGTTGTCTACGTTGAGCCTATATACCTCCCTCAGCATAAAATATCAGTAATTCCCGTCATACCTTCAGATGAGGTACAGGGCAGAATTGTGTACCCTCCCATGGCCCATAGGCAGGGAATTGAAGGAATTGTGTATGCGGAACTCTATATTGACAGTACAGGCCTGATTAGAAAGGTTGTAATACTCAAAGACCCCGGTCATGGTTTTGCAGATGCAGCCATTCAGGCTCTGGAGGGAGTCAGATGTTCTCCAGCAGAATCAAACGGCACAAAAGTAGCAGTCCGCTACCGTTATCCCATACGTTTTATTTTAAAATAG
- a CDS encoding MotA/TolQ/ExbB proton channel family protein — protein sequence MTEQWSLIRFFEMGGVFMWPLLVFSILTVGFILERVLYILIHDLKTETIRKDILDFSEKGKLTEADAYLAQLKPRNVSGRILKEVLKNAPYGEHRMEKAVEAEGQEQIRKLENGFNFLSALASIAPLTGFLGTVSGMIGAFRSIAEATDVNAQLVANGIYEALLTTVFGLIIAIIALVGYNILAHRVDTFAADITKASSDIVGALTIQSGKL from the coding sequence ATGACCGAACAATGGAGTCTTATCCGCTTTTTTGAGATGGGAGGGGTTTTTATGTGGCCTCTCCTCGTTTTTTCGATACTGACTGTAGGATTCATTCTGGAGAGGGTACTGTACATCCTCATTCATGATTTAAAAACTGAGACCATAAGAAAAGACATTCTTGACTTCTCGGAGAAGGGAAAATTGACAGAAGCAGATGCCTATCTTGCACAGTTGAAGCCCAGAAATGTTTCGGGAAGAATACTGAAAGAGGTTCTCAAAAATGCCCCCTATGGTGAGCACCGAATGGAAAAGGCTGTGGAAGCAGAAGGTCAGGAGCAGATAAGAAAGCTTGAAAACGGGTTTAACTTCCTCTCGGCACTGGCCTCAATAGCTCCCCTTACAGGATTTCTGGGAACCGTATCGGGAATGATCGGTGCCTTCCGCTCTATTGCCGAGGCGACAGATGTAAATGCCCAACTGGTAGCAAACGGAATATACGAAGCCCTTTTAACCACGGTATTCGGTTTGATAATAGCCATTATTGCCCTTGTGGGTTATAACATCCTGGCTCACCGTGTGGATACTTTTGCTGCAGATATCACAAAAGCATCAAGTGATATTGTGGGAGCATTAACCATACAATCCGGAAAACTCTGA
- a CDS encoding biopolymer transporter ExbD, translated as MKLKKFFTRKADDPMAALNDLSFLLIIYFLVIAGFNTNFGFLLNLPSTDKPLIIQREDLLKVSLDASGALYYGEQVLNGEDLEVLVTENLKSHPNLTLSLKIHPETEYQNFVSTIELIRKLKVENFSFSTMKEGVQSD; from the coding sequence GTGAAGCTTAAAAAGTTCTTTACCAGAAAAGCTGATGATCCCATGGCGGCTCTCAATGACCTCAGCTTTCTCCTGATCATCTATTTTCTTGTGATAGCTGGTTTTAACACCAACTTTGGATTCCTTTTAAACCTGCCTTCAACGGATAAGCCCCTTATCATCCAGAGGGAAGATCTATTAAAGGTATCTTTGGATGCCTCAGGAGCACTCTATTATGGAGAGCAGGTTCTGAATGGGGAAGACCTGGAAGTCCTGGTAACAGAAAATCTCAAATCACATCCCAACCTGACACTCTCTTTGAAGATTCATCCGGAGACTGAATACCAGAATTTTGTAAGCACCATTGAGCTGATACGAAAGTTAAAAGTTGAAAACTTCTCCTTCTCCACCATGAAAGAAGGAGTTCAGTCTGATTAA